A window of Rhizobium acidisoli contains these coding sequences:
- a CDS encoding pyridoxal phosphate-dependent decarboxylase family protein: protein MSAIASLFQEAARLAAEFRQATPARHMPTHDYATSLACFDEPLPTVGSQMLEVITQLADGAEPGLHATTGPRFFGWVIGGSHPVGVAADFLTSAWGQNAGNHTAAPAAAAVETVAARWLIDLLKLPAESSVGFVTGATVANFTCLAAARGDVLRQVGWDGDARGLFGAPEITVLIGDDAHTTVFSALQFLGLGHDRVLRVRTDPVGRIDPAALAGALDMVSGPIIAILQAGQINTGAFDDFAAIIPLLKAKGAWVHIDGAFGLWAQASVKTSHLSRGIEAADSWATDGHKWLQTPYDCGYAIVRNELAHRRAMTIAASYLPLAGEGERDPSHYVPELSRRARGFATWAMLKHLGREGVAALIDQCCASARLVADLLGREPGITILNEVALNQLIIRFAADRPDEEGDAMTRKTIEKIQADGLIFAGGAKWHGRDVLRLSVTNFQTTSDQAEVAAESIIAAFRSVSGNSHQR from the coding sequence ATGTCGGCAATTGCATCTCTGTTTCAGGAAGCTGCCCGGCTTGCGGCCGAGTTTCGGCAGGCGACACCCGCCCGCCATATGCCCACTCACGACTACGCCACCTCGCTTGCCTGTTTTGACGAGCCGCTGCCAACGGTCGGTTCGCAGATGCTTGAGGTCATCACGCAGCTCGCGGATGGCGCCGAACCCGGGCTGCATGCGACGACAGGCCCACGCTTCTTCGGCTGGGTCATCGGCGGTTCCCATCCCGTCGGCGTCGCAGCCGATTTCCTCACCAGCGCCTGGGGCCAGAATGCCGGAAACCATACCGCCGCCCCGGCCGCAGCCGCCGTCGAGACCGTCGCTGCGAGATGGCTTATCGATCTCCTGAAGCTGCCGGCTGAAAGCTCAGTCGGTTTCGTCACGGGCGCGACGGTGGCGAACTTCACCTGCCTTGCCGCCGCCCGCGGCGACGTGCTGCGCCAGGTCGGCTGGGATGGCGATGCCCGCGGCCTGTTCGGTGCGCCCGAAATCACCGTGCTGATCGGTGACGATGCTCACACGACGGTATTCTCCGCGCTGCAATTCCTCGGCCTCGGCCACGATCGCGTGTTGCGCGTGCGCACCGATCCGGTGGGACGGATAGACCCGGCCGCGCTGGCCGGCGCGCTCGATATGGTCTCCGGTCCCATCATCGCTATTCTGCAGGCTGGGCAGATCAATACCGGCGCTTTCGACGACTTCGCCGCGATCATCCCGCTGCTGAAAGCGAAAGGCGCCTGGGTGCATATCGACGGGGCCTTCGGCCTCTGGGCGCAGGCGTCGGTGAAGACCAGCCATCTCAGCCGCGGCATCGAAGCCGCCGACAGCTGGGCGACCGACGGCCACAAATGGCTGCAGACCCCCTATGATTGCGGCTATGCGATCGTCCGCAACGAGCTCGCCCATCGCCGCGCCATGACGATCGCCGCAAGCTATCTGCCGCTCGCCGGCGAAGGTGAGCGCGATCCGTCTCATTACGTGCCGGAGCTATCAAGACGGGCGCGCGGTTTTGCCACCTGGGCGATGCTGAAACATCTCGGCCGAGAAGGCGTGGCCGCCCTGATCGACCAGTGCTGCGCCTCGGCGCGGCTGGTGGCCGACCTGCTTGGGCGCGAGCCCGGCATCACCATTCTGAACGAGGTCGCGCTTAACCAGCTCATCATCCGCTTCGCAGCCGACCGTCCAGACGAAGAAGGCGATGCCATGACCCGAAAGACGATCGAAAAGATCCAGGCGGATGGCCTGATCTTCGCCGGCGGCGCCAAATGGCACGGTCGCGACGTGTTACGCCTCTCCGTCACCAATTTCCAGACGACATCGGATCAGGCGGAGGTGGCGGCGGAGAGCATCATTGCTGCGTTCAGGAGCGTCAGCGGCAATTCCCATCAGCGCTAA
- a CDS encoding TIGR02594 family protein produces MKVILVIVLTVLAVPCEADMMGTASKYKSMHERSISFLSINPRRVSWCGAFLAFVAKRSSRQPPPNPNMAASWTKFGKPVFFRAARRGDVVVIRTGRRFHVSLFDHIDQRRQYVYLFGGNQSNRVQLSRYRASSVVAVRR; encoded by the coding sequence ATGAAGGTTATTCTCGTCATCGTCCTCACGGTGCTTGCCGTGCCCTGTGAGGCGGACATGATGGGCACGGCGTCCAAGTACAAGAGCATGCACGAACGCTCCATCTCCTTCCTCAGCATCAATCCCCGCAGGGTATCGTGGTGCGGGGCGTTCCTGGCCTTTGTCGCCAAACGATCTTCGCGACAACCGCCGCCCAACCCCAACATGGCTGCGTCCTGGACGAAGTTCGGCAAGCCGGTGTTCTTTCGCGCCGCCAGGCGAGGGGATGTTGTGGTGATCCGCACGGGCAGGCGCTTTCATGTGAGCCTTTTCGATCACATCGACCAGCGCCGGCAGTATGTCTACCTGTTCGGCGGCAACCAATCCAACCGGGTGCAACTGTCGAGGTATCGCGCCAGTTCGGTCGTCGCCGTGCGACGATGA